GATGAATCCGAAACCTTTAGAACGACCAGAATACTGATCAGTGATGATTTTTGCAGAAGTTACTGCACCGTGTGCTGAAAAAAGCTCATTGAGTTTTCCTTCAGTCATATCGTAAGAAAGGTTGCCAACATAAATGTTTACTGACATAGTTTTTGTCCTGTTTGTTAAAGTTGACTCGGGAATTCTAGATTTACAATCGTCGGGACCCTATTCGGGATTTTTGGTAAGAACTCCAGAAAAATGCAGGGAAAAACTTGGGAAAGCTATCAGCGTGCAAGCTTGAAAGGACTACTTCGGCGGTGAAAATCAACAATACTCTGAATCTTCTGTCAGTGTAATTACCCTTTCTAAAAAAAGCAATCTGAAAGAAGACCCAGAGGGAAAATAACGAAGGATTTCGTTTTTAGTGGTGGTGGTGTCCACCTGGGCCATGTACGTGTCCGTGTTGTTTTTCTTCGTCAGTTGCTTCGCGAATGGATTTGATGGTGACATCAAAATGAAGAGTCTCTCCAGCTAACGGGTGATTGCCGTTTAGAATCACATCAGCATCTCTTACTTCTTGGAGATATAGAATCATTCTACCTTCTGGTGTGTCTGTTTGGAATTCCATTCCTACTTCTAACTCCGCTTCTGGTGGAAGTTCTGTTTTGGGAACTTGGAAAATGAGTGCTTCGTTATATGTCCCATAACCTTCTTCAGGTGGTACAGTGACATTTTTTGAATCACCATTCACAAGACCTTCTAGTTCTTTTTCCAGTCCAGGGATGATATTTTGCCAGCCGTGGAGGTATAATAGCGGTTCGTCTGATTGGTCCAGAGTTTCTCCCTGGGCGTTCTTTAGGTGATAGGAAAATCCTACAACCATTCCTTTGCTGATCGTTTTTGACATATTGATTACAATCTATATACGGAAAAAAATACTGCAACCGAATAAAAGGTTGGTACCAAATTGTAATCAAAGAAATTGAACCCTGGAAATATCAATATCTATGAATTGGCCATTACTCATTCAAGTTTTAGGCGGACTCGGGGTTTTCATCTATGGGATGAAATTACTCAGTGAGTCCTTACAACGTGTGGCAGGAGATCGGCTTCGTTCCTTTCTCTCTTCCATGACAAGAAATCGTGTGTCTGCTGTTTTCAGTGGATTATTCATTACCTCAACCATTCAATCTAGTTCAGCGACCACTGTGCTTGTTGTTGGTTTTGTCAATGCCGGTTTGATTTCTCTGGCACAAGCCATCGGTGTCATCATGGGAGCCAATATTGGTACTACGATCACAGCATGGATTGTTTCCTTTTTGGGATTCAAATTTAACATTGCTTCCTTCGCTTTACCAGCGATTGCCGCAGGGGTTGTCCTCAATTTCTCAAGAAAAGAAAGTAGATCAGGTTGGGGAAGTTTCCTCATCGGATTTGGATTTTTGTTTTTGGGATTGGACTACCTAAAGTCTTCTGTACCTGATAGTGCAAAAGACCCAGAGAGTTTTGCCTTCTTACAACAATACACAAACATGGGTTTTAATTCGATCTTGTTGTTTGTTTTGATTGGAGCCTTGTTAACCATTGTGATCCAATCTTCTTCTGCTTCCACTACGATCACCATTACTCTCGCATTCGCTGGTTATATTCCAATTGATGCAGCCTATGGTATGATCCTTGGTGAAAACATTGGAACAACCATCACTGCCAATTTAGCGGCCATTCCGGGGAATCGAAATGCCAAAAAAGCAGCTTTAGCGCATACATTATTCAATGTCTTTGGTGTGGTATGGGCTCTGCTTTTCTTTAAAATGTTCACAGGGATTGTTGATGATCTAATTCCTGGTGATCCACTTACGGATAAAGAATCTACAAGATTTCACATTTCTTTATTCCATACAATGTTTAACATCACTAACACTCTCATTCTCATTTGGTTTGTGAATACCATTTCCAAAGTGGTGAGTGCAATTGTAGATGGTCTTGCTTCCAAAACTGGAAAAGAAAAAGATTCCATTCGACTGTTGCAAGCAGGGACTGTAAAAACCACAGAACTTGCGATGGTGGAACTCGTAGAATTCACGAAAAAAATCATTCGTGATACATATGACTTCCTTCGATTGACCGAACAAATTTTACTCCAACCATATGATGCTGCCAGAATCGGACAAGTTCTGAAAAAAGAAGAAGAACTCGATCAAGTAAGAACGGAAGTTTTAACTTACTTAAACCAAGTCCAAGAATCAGGGATCACTGGTAACTATGCAAAAGATGTATTGGGGATTATGGAAAGAGTGAAAGCTGTGGAAGAGATGGGAGATAATTTTGCATCGATCGCAAGAAAAATCCGTAAATCACACAGACAAAAGGTTTCTTTCGATAAAAACTTTGCAAACTCTGTAAAAGACCAAATGGACTTACTCAAACACCATTACGACATCTTACTTGTGAACTTGGAACAAAGTGAAACATTTGATATCCTTGGGAATCCACAAGTGCGTAACCAAAGCCGTGAGTATCGTTTCCAAATGATTCGATCCATCAAAAAGAATGAATCCAAAGTGAAGAAGAAAAAGTATCAGAAAAAAGACAATCTGTTGCCTGCGCTTCTTTACCGTGATATTTCCAGAAACTTAGATAATATTTCAAGGTTACTCAATGCAGCCATTTATGCGGACGTTTAGTCCGTATATTTGTTTGGATGATTTAAGTAATTTCGAATAGAAGAAACGTAATATCGTCGTCTGCGGGACCTTCTTTGTTTCGCAGGCGGATGTGTTCATCAATCCCACCATACAAAGACTCAACAGATTCTGATTTCCTTTGTAGTAACCAATCCAGAAGAGCTTCTTCTCCTGAGTCACCATTTTCCCAAAGGTCCCAAATCCCATCCGTGAATAATAATAATTTATCTCCTTTTTGGATGGAATGAACTTCATCTGAATACAATCCTTCCTTTGAAAAACCAATTAGTTTTCCTTTTGGTCGAATTACATCAATAAACTTGGAGTTTTCATTAAACTTGTATAAGGCGGGGTGTCCTGCATTTGCAACTTTTAAAACTTTTTGTTCTAAATCAATAAAGATGGCACTTGCTGTTAAAAATTGGTTTTTGTAATTCCCTGCAAGAGCTTGGTTGATACTTTCTAACACTTTCCCTGGTTTGTTTGCAAATGCTAAGGTTTGCATATAGGCAATTTTTAACATGGCGGCTTCAATTGCTGCAGGAACTCCATGGCCAGTGACATCAGCAATGAGACCACAGATTTGTTGTTTTCCATACACGGTTAGGTCATAAAAATCCCCTCCCACAAGGGAAGCTGGAAAATAACCTGTTTTGATCGAAAGCCCTGGAAATTTAGGCAAAACTTGAGGTAAGGTTGATTCTTGGAGTTTTTGAGCGAGTTTTAATTCTTTCCCATAAGCAATTAACTTTTGTTTGTTGATTTCGGCTTTTATTTGGATCCTTTCTTTTTCTTTTTGAACAACAGAAATCCGATCACCAAGACCAAATGCCATCAGTAAAACTTCAATCGCAGTCGCTGCTTGGAAGGCGTTTTCAGTAAAAACATTTACTGGAAAAAATCCCATGTACTTAAGTACAGTGGTCAATCCGCCAATGATCAACATAAAGTATCCGAAAAAATAAAAACGAGCTGGTGGAAATTTTTTTACAAACGAAACATAATAAGAAACAAATAGAGCATAAAAAGCTAAAAAGGAAGATAACGAATCACCAAATTGGTTTAGTTCACGGTAAGGTAAAAAAGGTAATAACAATAAACATACCATTGGAATCACCGAGAGTCCCATAAAACCTAGATACAAACGAGGAGCGTTCTCCTTTAGATTCATGAAGGTGATACT
The sequence above is a segment of the Leptospira levettii genome. Coding sequences within it:
- a CDS encoding Na/Pi cotransporter family protein; its protein translation is MNWPLLIQVLGGLGVFIYGMKLLSESLQRVAGDRLRSFLSSMTRNRVSAVFSGLFITSTIQSSSATTVLVVGFVNAGLISLAQAIGVIMGANIGTTITAWIVSFLGFKFNIASFALPAIAAGVVLNFSRKESRSGWGSFLIGFGFLFLGLDYLKSSVPDSAKDPESFAFLQQYTNMGFNSILLFVLIGALLTIVIQSSSASTTITITLAFAGYIPIDAAYGMILGENIGTTITANLAAIPGNRNAKKAALAHTLFNVFGVVWALLFFKMFTGIVDDLIPGDPLTDKESTRFHISLFHTMFNITNTLILIWFVNTISKVVSAIVDGLASKTGKEKDSIRLLQAGTVKTTELAMVELVEFTKKIIRDTYDFLRLTEQILLQPYDAARIGQVLKKEEELDQVRTEVLTYLNQVQESGITGNYAKDVLGIMERVKAVEEMGDNFASIARKIRKSHRQKVSFDKNFANSVKDQMDLLKHHYDILLVNLEQSETFDILGNPQVRNQSREYRFQMIRSIKKNESKVKKKKYQKKDNLLPALLYRDISRNLDNISRLLNAAIYADV
- a CDS encoding FKBP-type peptidyl-prolyl cis-trans isomerase, translated to MNMSKTISKGMVVGFSYHLKNAQGETLDQSDEPLLYLHGWQNIIPGLEKELEGLVNGDSKNVTVPPEEGYGTYNEALIFQVPKTELPPEAELEVGMEFQTDTPEGRMILYLQEVRDADVILNGNHPLAGETLHFDVTIKSIREATDEEKQHGHVHGPGGHHHH
- a CDS encoding RNA recognition motif domain-containing protein, whose protein sequence is MSVNIYVGNLSYDMTEGKLNELFSAHGAVTSAKIITDQYSGRSKGFGFIEMKDGKEADNAIKDLNGKNILNREMKVNIAKPKTNNWR
- a CDS encoding 7TM diverse intracellular signaling domain-containing protein, with product MKQTLTLILLCLFHTALWADDSPCPNSNVFPISTNQGKPTDLSYHVSFTSTESQTSNLTEVQSLFKSNLVTSANGVVPNFGNTSKQYWFCFVLRNDLNHNKRTITFIKYPLLDQVQFFALRESGEVNQNIQGRKFPFQNRDKDYRGFSFETELLPSETVTYYVGVKTDSSVSVPLMVAEEKHFDTYESLDILLQGMFFGIVCVMSLYNLFVYFMVRDKAYIFYVNYLIFAAILFQLSLQGLLPVLFFQNSPELVYNAHNFLYFLFLLSCFPMSITFMNLKENAPRLYLGFMGLSVIPMVCLLLLPFLPYRELNQFGDSLSSFLAFYALFVSYYVSFVKKFPPARFYFFGYFMLIIGGLTTVLKYMGFFPVNVFTENAFQAATAIEVLLMAFGLGDRISVVQKEKERIQIKAEINKQKLIAYGKELKLAQKLQESTLPQVLPKFPGLSIKTGYFPASLVGGDFYDLTVYGKQQICGLIADVTGHGVPAAIEAAMLKIAYMQTLAFANKPGKVLESINQALAGNYKNQFLTASAIFIDLEQKVLKVANAGHPALYKFNENSKFIDVIRPKGKLIGFSKEGLYSDEVHSIQKGDKLLLFTDGIWDLWENGDSGEEALLDWLLQRKSESVESLYGGIDEHIRLRNKEGPADDDITFLLFEIT